A stretch of the Actinomyces qiguomingii genome encodes the following:
- the ppdK gene encoding pyruvate, phosphate dikinase, translating into MPKYVYRFSEGDKDQKDLLGGKGANLAEMTRLGLPVPPGFTITTDACRAYLRDGVVPDELAVQVTTALRQVEEELGRQLGAAQDPLLVSVRSGAKFSMPGMMETVLNIGLNDVSVRGLAAASDDERFAWDSYRRLIQMFGKTVLDIDGDLFSEALDAKKAARDVKLDYELDVDALKELVEEYKAIVAEHAGIDFPQDPRAQLDMATEAVFRSWNTERAHIYRRREKIPHDLGTAVNVCTMVFGNMGQTSGTGVCFTRDPSTGRSGVYGDYLVNAQGEDVVAGIRNTLSLADLERLDKTSYDELRAAMRRLETHYRDLCDIEFTIERGKLWLLQTRVGKRTAAAAFRVATQLVDEKLITMDEALTRVTGDQLNQLMFPQFGDDAGRDLITRAMPASPGAAVGHIAFDNAEAIARAEAGESVILVRRETNPDDLPGMVAAVGVLTARGGKTSHAAVVARGMGKTCVCGAEALEVDAAARTVRVAGREAPLTSDDVIAIDGTTGEVFLGEVAVVDSPVMTYLRRGLDAALAAAGDDDSRDLVTSVDRIMQRADEVRRLQVRANADNPDDARHAIHRGAQGVGLCRTEHMFLGERKQYVQNLILAADDAEREAALAALLPLQKSDFVQMLETMDGKPMTVRLIDPPLHEFLPDLTELSVKVAVDRERGTLDPADEQLLAVVRRNHEANPMLGLRGVRLLLTLPGLIELQVRAIAEAAVERLKAGGDPRPEVMIPLIGSVRELQLARERAEAVLAEVSAESGFELNFPIGCMIELPRAAVTAAHVAEEADFFSFGTNDLTQTTWGFSRDDVESSFVGRYIEAGIFGTSPFESIDVDGVGGMVQLGVDGGRSTKPGMKMGVCGEHGGDPESIAFFHRVGLDYVSCSPFRVPVARLEAGRAAVLAPAE; encoded by the coding sequence ATGCCCAAATACGTATACCGCTTCAGCGAGGGCGACAAGGACCAGAAGGACCTCCTGGGTGGTAAAGGGGCCAACCTCGCCGAGATGACCCGACTCGGCCTGCCGGTGCCGCCCGGCTTCACCATCACCACCGATGCCTGCCGTGCCTACCTGCGCGACGGCGTCGTCCCCGATGAGCTAGCCGTCCAGGTGACCACCGCCTTGCGACAGGTCGAGGAGGAGCTTGGTCGCCAGCTGGGCGCCGCGCAGGACCCGCTACTGGTCTCGGTGCGCTCCGGGGCGAAGTTCTCCATGCCCGGCATGATGGAGACCGTCTTGAACATCGGCCTCAATGACGTATCCGTCCGGGGGCTGGCAGCCGCCTCTGATGACGAGCGTTTCGCCTGGGACTCCTACCGGCGCCTGATCCAGATGTTCGGCAAGACCGTTCTGGACATCGACGGCGACCTGTTCTCCGAGGCCTTGGACGCCAAGAAGGCCGCCCGCGACGTCAAGCTCGACTATGAGCTGGACGTGGATGCTCTCAAGGAACTGGTCGAGGAGTACAAGGCAATCGTCGCCGAGCACGCCGGCATCGACTTCCCGCAGGACCCGCGCGCCCAGCTGGACATGGCCACCGAGGCCGTCTTCCGTTCCTGGAACACAGAGCGCGCGCACATCTACCGGCGTCGCGAGAAGATCCCGCACGACCTGGGCACCGCCGTGAATGTGTGCACCATGGTCTTCGGCAACATGGGGCAGACCTCCGGCACGGGCGTGTGCTTCACCCGCGACCCCTCCACCGGGCGCAGCGGTGTTTACGGCGACTACCTGGTCAACGCCCAGGGTGAGGACGTCGTCGCTGGCATCCGCAACACTCTGTCGCTGGCGGACCTGGAGCGCTTGGATAAAACCAGTTACGACGAGCTTCGCGCCGCCATGCGCCGCCTGGAGACCCACTACCGCGACCTGTGCGACATCGAATTCACCATCGAGCGCGGCAAGCTTTGGCTGCTGCAGACCCGCGTGGGCAAGCGCACCGCAGCGGCCGCCTTCCGCGTGGCCACCCAGTTGGTGGACGAGAAGCTCATCACCATGGACGAGGCCCTCACCCGCGTCACTGGCGACCAGCTGAACCAGTTGATGTTCCCGCAGTTCGGGGACGACGCCGGCCGGGACCTGATCACCCGCGCCATGCCCGCCTCGCCGGGCGCCGCCGTCGGCCACATCGCCTTCGACAACGCCGAGGCCATCGCCCGCGCCGAGGCCGGGGAGTCCGTCATCCTGGTGCGCCGCGAGACCAACCCCGACGACCTGCCCGGCATGGTCGCCGCCGTCGGCGTGCTTACCGCCCGCGGTGGGAAGACCTCACACGCCGCCGTCGTCGCCCGCGGCATGGGCAAGACCTGCGTGTGCGGCGCCGAGGCCCTGGAGGTCGACGCCGCCGCCCGCACCGTGCGCGTAGCCGGGAGGGAGGCGCCGCTGACCAGCGACGACGTGATCGCCATTGATGGCACCACCGGTGAGGTGTTCCTGGGGGAGGTCGCCGTGGTCGACTCCCCAGTGATGACCTACCTGCGCCGCGGCCTGGACGCGGCACTGGCCGCCGCTGGCGACGACGACTCCCGCGACCTGGTCACCAGCGTGGACCGCATCATGCAACGGGCTGACGAGGTGCGCCGACTGCAGGTGCGCGCCAACGCCGACAACCCCGACGACGCCCGCCACGCCATCCACCGCGGCGCCCAGGGTGTGGGCCTGTGCCGCACCGAGCACATGTTCCTCGGTGAGCGCAAGCAGTATGTGCAGAACCTGATCCTCGCCGCCGACGACGCCGAGCGGGAGGCCGCCCTGGCCGCTCTGCTGCCGCTGCAGAAGAGCGACTTCGTGCAGATGCTTGAGACGATGGATGGCAAACCCATGACGGTGCGCCTGATCGACCCGCCTCTACATGAGTTCCTGCCCGACCTGACCGAGCTGAGCGTCAAGGTTGCGGTTGACCGTGAGCGCGGCACCCTGGACCCTGCCGACGAGCAGCTGCTCGCCGTGGTGCGCCGCAACCACGAGGCCAACCCGATGCTCGGCTTGCGCGGCGTGCGCCTGTTGCTGACCCTGCCGGGCCTGATTGAGCTGCAGGTGCGGGCGATCGCCGAGGCCGCCGTCGAGCGTCTAAAGGCTGGTGGCGACCCGCGTCCGGAGGTGATGATTCCGCTGATTGGCTCGGTGCGCGAGTTGCAGCTGGCTCGGGAACGTGCGGAGGCGGTTCTGGCGGAGGTGTCGGCCGAGTCCGGATTCGAGCTGAACTTCCCGATCGGCTGCATGATTGAGCTGCCGCGGGCGGCTGTGACCGCCGCACACGTGGCCGAGGAGGCGGACTTCTTCTCCTTCGGCACGAACGATCTGACCCAGACCACCTGGGGCTTCTCCCGCGACGACGTGGAGTCCTCCTTCGTGGGCCGTTACATTGAGGCCGGTATCTTTGGCACCTCCCCGTTTGAGTCGATTGACGTCGACGGCGTGGGCGGCATGGTGCAGCTGGGCGTCGACGGCGGCCGGTCGACTAAGCCGGGCATGAAGATGGGCGTGTGCGGTGAGCATGGCGGTGATCCCGAGTCGATCGCCTTCTTCCACCGGGTAGGCCTGGACTATGTGTCCTGCTCGCCCTTCCGCGTGCCGGTGGCGCGTCTGGAGGCGGGCCGGGCGGCGGTGCTGGCGCCGGCCGAGTGA
- a CDS encoding putative glycoside hydrolase, whose amino-acid sequence MTGVGAWIRYGEPLRDGEVEWAARHYRTAVLQPWETAAAARLKDARPDMTVLAYRCLSSVRVFEPPERRASGVGWPEARERGWIALRGGEPVEWSSYRGHLQTRVWDPDYRAAWTQRVVACLEGTAFDGIMADNDVFEDYYGIDLPAIAAADPLAPADAAGMRTVLGALVEEAGRALSDGGRLLVPNIAEARREPGRWRRHAAWGGGFDECWLGWGDDVMFDAATATAQADQLGGPGLGLLRTPSGGCGAAYDGSRRGLYGLAVFWIVGAGGRRLSYTATGHDDYSRTPWFPAMDADLGRPLGPARRFGRVWRRRFEGGVVAAIPDGETGGTVTLPAGAVRPGPQGRPDGEPLPRRLRLGPHEGVIALIP is encoded by the coding sequence GTGACCGGCGTCGGCGCCTGGATCCGCTACGGCGAACCGCTTCGCGACGGCGAAGTGGAGTGGGCCGCGCGCCACTACCGCACCGCGGTCCTTCAACCGTGGGAGACCGCGGCCGCCGCCCGTCTGAAGGACGCCCGGCCGGATATGACCGTGCTGGCATACCGCTGCCTGTCCTCGGTGCGAGTCTTCGAGCCGCCTGAACGCCGCGCCTCCGGCGTCGGCTGGCCCGAGGCTCGCGAGCGCGGCTGGATTGCCCTGCGCGGGGGTGAGCCGGTGGAGTGGTCCTCCTACCGGGGGCATTTGCAGACTCGCGTGTGGGATCCGGACTATCGCGCGGCCTGGACGCAGCGGGTGGTCGCCTGCCTGGAGGGCACCGCCTTCGACGGAATCATGGCGGATAACGATGTTTTCGAGGACTATTACGGCATTGACCTGCCCGCCATTGCCGCCGCCGATCCGCTGGCCCCGGCCGATGCCGCCGGCATGCGCACGGTGTTGGGCGCCCTGGTCGAGGAGGCGGGGCGTGCCCTGTCCGACGGCGGTCGTCTGCTAGTTCCCAACATTGCCGAGGCCCGGCGTGAGCCCGGCCGTTGGAGGCGGCACGCCGCGTGGGGCGGGGGCTTTGACGAGTGCTGGCTGGGCTGGGGCGATGACGTCATGTTCGACGCCGCAACGGCGACGGCTCAGGCCGACCAGCTCGGTGGGCCGGGGCTGGGGCTGCTGCGCACGCCGTCGGGCGGGTGTGGGGCCGCATATGACGGCTCCCGGCGGGGGCTGTACGGCCTGGCGGTGTTCTGGATTGTCGGCGCCGGCGGTCGGCGGCTGTCCTACACGGCCACCGGTCATGACGATTACTCGCGTACGCCCTGGTTTCCGGCCATGGATGCGGACCTGGGGCGACCACTGGGGCCGGCGCGCAGGTTCGGGCGGGTGTGGCGGCGCCGTTTTGAGGGTGGCGTCGTGGCGGCCATCCCGGACGGGGAGACCGGGGGTACGGTGACCCTGCCGGCCGGTGCCGTACGGCCGGGACCGCAGGGGCGGCCCGACGGGGAGCCCCTGCCGCGTCGCCTGCGACTGGGTCCCCATGAGGGTGTCATTGCCCTGATCCCCTGA
- a CDS encoding beta-carotene 15,15'-monooxygenase: MNVTTLARRRSQGPPSVLPRIFGGPQEPGSAGRTRWAIEALLLSMSPAILLSTAYPLAMSRMTGHAVGGVPVSLLIVSVAVAVPWLSQITCNPAYRLLGEAVQEGADAVATRFAHYWPIMLGASVAPVMIVSALVAMTTGWGAGTMAAHFVLTMENMVFVESLIVADVTRRRRYWALGWTAYAAAVLIAPAMWYLPPLLGTLVQAAPLGRALRGVLRPWPVRLGPYLRDMVRGLVLGGVLWADKLLLFLTLGGDWDIPLAYLCLQPAVLAYSFYFAVTSPRVNAAVRRFHADLTEVPISDIHVRGQRLRRLLAQVMTDTVLVAVVAGFFALVIGLIFVPGKILAVAVVVLGSILTALLTLLAYEIDHAGQRMLPMLLSGVHLLGAIAAFTMVGGLLPSFAVIALLDVVLLILAAAAYRRAWAAPEYSFFWRKALAW, encoded by the coding sequence ATGAACGTAACCACTCTCGCCCGCCGACGATCGCAGGGGCCGCCCTCGGTGCTCCCGCGCATCTTCGGCGGGCCGCAGGAGCCCGGTTCTGCGGGAAGGACCCGCTGGGCCATTGAGGCGCTACTGCTGTCAATGTCTCCCGCGATCCTCCTGAGCACCGCCTACCCCCTCGCCATGTCGCGGATGACGGGGCATGCTGTCGGTGGGGTGCCGGTGTCGTTGCTGATCGTCTCGGTTGCGGTGGCGGTGCCCTGGCTCAGTCAGATCACCTGCAACCCCGCGTACCGCCTGCTGGGGGAGGCTGTGCAGGAGGGGGCGGACGCGGTTGCGACGCGCTTCGCCCACTATTGGCCGATCATGCTCGGAGCCAGTGTGGCGCCGGTCATGATCGTATCGGCGCTGGTGGCCATGACCACCGGCTGGGGCGCAGGGACCATGGCCGCCCACTTCGTGCTCACCATGGAGAACATGGTGTTCGTCGAGTCATTGATCGTCGCCGATGTCACCCGCCGTCGCCGCTACTGGGCCCTGGGGTGGACCGCCTACGCCGCGGCCGTGCTGATAGCCCCCGCCATGTGGTACCTGCCGCCGTTACTGGGGACCCTGGTTCAGGCGGCGCCCCTGGGCCGGGCCCTGCGTGGCGTGCTGCGGCCCTGGCCGGTGCGGCTGGGCCCCTACTTGCGGGACATGGTCCGCGGACTGGTGCTGGGCGGCGTACTTTGGGCCGACAAGCTCCTGCTGTTCCTCACCCTCGGCGGCGATTGGGATATTCCGCTGGCATACCTGTGCCTCCAGCCCGCCGTGCTCGCCTACTCCTTCTACTTCGCCGTGACCTCACCCCGCGTGAATGCGGCGGTGCGGCGCTTCCACGCCGACCTGACCGAGGTTCCCATCAGCGACATCCACGTGCGCGGGCAGCGCCTGCGCCGTCTGTTGGCGCAGGTCATGACTGACACTGTCCTGGTGGCCGTGGTCGCCGGCTTCTTCGCACTGGTGATCGGGCTGATCTTCGTGCCCGGCAAGATCCTCGCCGTCGCCGTAGTGGTCCTCGGCTCCATACTCACCGCCCTGCTCACGCTGCTCGCCTACGAGATTGACCACGCCGGACAGCGGATGCTGCCCATGCTCCTTTCCGGCGTGCACCTGCTGGGGGCGATCGCCGCCTTCACGATGGTCGGCGGACTCCTCCCCTCCTTCGCCGTCATAGCGCTGCTCGACGTCGTCCTCCTCATCCTGGCGGCGGCCGCCTACCGGCGTGCCTGGGCAGCGCCCGAATACTCATTCTTCTGGCGAAAGGCACTGGCTTGGTAA
- the pelF gene encoding GT4 family glycosyltransferase PelF: MVTIDSRVSGMRAALAGLPARLAFPRTSRPGPRPSETGDSHSRPLPDGVPVDDRYEDVDVAIVMESTYPYLKGGVSAVVHHIIGGNPDLTFGIIHITWDSDSPRTDLYGMPGNVRWVRVVYLSMQEHPEFMAARPEDLHMGAGERKALAVRLIRALHSLGNGDTAPMWSLIDDGFAASTRRFPLWALLGTREFLDTYREAMPTLGMSVAELFWCLREFFSLAYAVLNETMPRARVYHAHTTGYASLLAANAAREHGSAFLLTEHNLYVRDTINMLLDRRMDKPVTLDAYRTFDISGRNRMWVAWWVELGRLCYPKAYAITYLYPDAVTEALALGTDSSKARLIPNGIITQEFDDVYRLRLQHNRELRKEGTHAHMWRLVYIARVVPIKGLLDLLDAIRILKDRGANVRLDVCGPTEHMPEYYERCVARIAELGLEDAVTIRGTVQVREHLSEWDLFLLPSYNEGLPIVSLETMAAGIPTVSTDVGAVRSVVEDGIVDGEGREWGPSGFVIVPGKPRLMADRVQKFIDDIELYERMSRAARGRAEAAYNLVTVNSAYRELYFEGGVPDRESQAYALAEPVRSAWPEVRPGGASQ; encoded by the coding sequence TTGGTAACCATCGACTCGCGTGTATCCGGGATGCGTGCCGCGCTCGCCGGCCTGCCCGCCCGCCTAGCCTTCCCCCGGACGAGCCGTCCGGGGCCGCGGCCCTCCGAGACCGGAGACAGCCATTCACGTCCCCTGCCCGACGGCGTGCCGGTCGACGACCGCTATGAGGACGTCGACGTCGCCATTGTCATGGAGTCGACCTACCCCTACCTAAAGGGAGGGGTTTCCGCCGTCGTGCATCACATCATCGGCGGCAACCCGGACCTGACCTTCGGCATCATCCACATCACCTGGGACTCCGACTCACCGCGCACCGACCTGTACGGCATGCCGGGCAACGTCCGGTGGGTACGAGTGGTCTACCTGTCCATGCAGGAGCACCCCGAGTTCATGGCAGCGCGCCCGGAGGACCTGCACATGGGTGCGGGCGAGCGCAAGGCTTTGGCGGTCCGGCTGATCCGTGCGCTGCACTCGCTGGGCAATGGCGACACCGCCCCGATGTGGTCGCTGATCGACGACGGCTTCGCGGCGTCGACGCGGCGCTTCCCGCTGTGGGCGCTGCTGGGCACGCGCGAGTTCCTGGACACCTACCGGGAGGCGATGCCGACCCTGGGCATGTCCGTGGCCGAGTTGTTCTGGTGTCTGCGCGAGTTCTTCTCCCTGGCCTATGCGGTACTGAACGAGACGATGCCGCGGGCCCGGGTCTACCACGCGCACACCACCGGATACGCCTCCCTGCTCGCAGCCAATGCCGCCCGGGAACACGGCTCGGCCTTCCTTCTCACAGAGCACAATCTGTACGTGCGCGACACCATTAACATGCTTCTGGATCGGCGCATGGACAAGCCGGTGACGCTGGACGCTTACCGTACCTTCGACATCTCCGGCCGTAATCGGATGTGGGTCGCCTGGTGGGTTGAGCTGGGGCGTTTGTGCTACCCGAAGGCATACGCAATTACCTACCTGTACCCGGATGCGGTGACGGAGGCTCTGGCATTGGGGACCGATTCGTCCAAGGCCAGGCTTATCCCTAATGGGATCATCACTCAGGAGTTCGACGACGTCTATCGGCTCCGGTTGCAGCACAACAGGGAACTGCGCAAGGAGGGGACGCACGCACACATGTGGCGTCTGGTGTACATTGCGCGCGTCGTCCCCATCAAGGGACTGCTCGATCTGCTGGACGCCATACGGATCCTCAAGGACCGCGGCGCGAATGTCCGCTTGGACGTGTGCGGACCTACCGAGCACATGCCCGAGTACTACGAGCGCTGCGTAGCACGCATTGCCGAACTCGGCCTGGAGGACGCAGTCACCATCCGGGGGACGGTTCAGGTCCGTGAGCATCTGAGCGAATGGGATTTGTTCCTTCTGCCCTCCTATAACGAGGGGCTGCCGATCGTCTCCCTGGAGACGATGGCCGCGGGCATCCCCACCGTCAGCACCGATGTGGGGGCGGTGCGATCCGTCGTGGAGGATGGGATAGTCGACGGCGAGGGGCGCGAATGGGGTCCCTCCGGATTCGTCATCGTTCCGGGGAAACCGCGCCTCATGGCGGACCGGGTTCAGAAGTTCATTGATGACATTGAGCTGTACGAGCGGATGAGTCGGGCCGCTCGCGGGCGTGCCGAGGCCGCCTACAACCTGGTCACCGTCAATAGTGCCTACCGCGAGCTGTACTTCGAAGGAGGCGTGCCGGACCGGGAGAGCCAGGCCTACGCCCTGGCGGAGCCGGTCCGCTCCGCCTGGCCGGAGGTGCGTCCCGGGGGCGCGAGCCAGTGA
- a CDS encoding AAA family ATPase, with the protein MTSADTGVAPTTRGPRGTSRTRRATGTHAMDIRVPDTRAADPASPVGPAASPVGPLSSPMGPPALRELAEALRERMGRVVVGKTEAIDTLLATFLAGGHLLIEDVPGVAKTTLALALARCLDLSSARIQFTADLLPADVTGVSVYDQATREFRFHPGPVFAGVVVADEINRATPRTQSALLEAMGEGQVSVEGRALPLPDPFIVVATQNPLEMEGTFALPEAQRDRFMTRMTMGYPDADAEAALLLARGAADPLADLAPIASEPDARAARAAVAALHLDPAVARYIVALVSATRDNAAIALGASPRAGLHLAAVARARAAMAGRGFVSPDDVARAGVDVLAHRLIPAGHHASAADALAASTRALRHIIADMPVPTGE; encoded by the coding sequence ATGACCAGCGCTGATACCGGCGTCGCCCCCACCACGCGGGGCCCGCGCGGCACCTCCAGAACCCGCCGTGCCACCGGCACCCACGCCATGGACATCCGGGTTCCCGACACCCGCGCCGCCGACCCTGCCTCCCCGGTGGGTCCGGCCGCCTCCCCGGTGGGTCCGCTTTCCTCCCCGATGGGCCCGCCCGCCCTGCGCGAGCTTGCCGAAGCGCTGCGTGAGCGGATGGGACGCGTCGTCGTCGGCAAGACCGAGGCGATCGACACCCTCCTGGCCACCTTCCTGGCCGGCGGCCACCTTCTGATCGAGGACGTGCCCGGCGTCGCCAAGACCACCCTGGCCCTGGCGCTCGCCCGCTGCCTGGACCTGAGCTCGGCCCGCATCCAGTTCACCGCCGACCTGCTCCCCGCCGACGTCACCGGCGTGAGCGTCTACGACCAGGCCACCCGCGAGTTCCGCTTCCACCCCGGACCGGTCTTCGCCGGCGTCGTCGTTGCCGATGAGATCAACCGGGCCACCCCGCGTACCCAGTCCGCCCTGCTGGAGGCTATGGGGGAGGGGCAGGTCAGTGTCGAGGGCCGCGCCCTGCCCCTGCCCGACCCGTTCATCGTCGTCGCCACCCAGAACCCCCTGGAGATGGAGGGCACCTTCGCCCTGCCGGAGGCTCAGCGCGACCGTTTCATGACCCGCATGACCATGGGTTATCCCGACGCCGATGCCGAGGCGGCGCTGCTGCTGGCCCGGGGCGCCGCCGACCCCCTGGCCGACCTCGCCCCCATAGCCTCCGAGCCGGACGCCCGCGCGGCCCGCGCCGCAGTAGCCGCCCTGCACCTGGATCCGGCCGTTGCCCGCTACATAGTTGCCCTGGTCTCGGCGACTCGCGACAACGCGGCCATCGCCCTGGGTGCCAGTCCCCGTGCCGGCCTCCACCTGGCCGCTGTGGCCCGTGCCCGGGCGGCCATGGCGGGTCGTGGCTTCGTCTCCCCCGACGACGTCGCCCGCGCCGGCGTCGACGTGCTCGCCCACCGGCTCATCCCGGCCGGACACCACGCCTCCGCGGCCGATGCGCTCGCCGCCTCCACCCGCGCCCTGCGGCACATCATCGCGGATATGCCCGTGCCGACGGGTGAGTGA